Proteins encoded in a region of the Salminus brasiliensis chromosome 2, fSalBra1.hap2, whole genome shotgun sequence genome:
- the LOC140549583 gene encoding uncharacterized protein has translation MMLRSEKIKSASSFSSQKMSANFHINMHYRQTPNYTSKERTHCCSDCGKSFRKQGHLQKHQRIHTEEKPYQCSDCEKSFRKQGILQKHQRIHTQEKPYHCSECGQSFREIGTLKTHQRIHTGEKPYHCSECGQSFREIGILKTHRRIHTGEKPYYCSECGRSFRVHGHFQKHQRIHTGEKPYHCSDCGKSFRQSSTFKTHQRIHTGEKPYYCSDCGRSFREGGTLQKHQRIHTGETPYHCSDCGKSFNQQTHLRTHQRIHTGEKPFHCSECGKSFNQQTHLRTHQRIHTGEKPYHCADCGRSFKQHANLQLHRRIHTGEKPYHCSECGKNFKESGTLRKHQRIHTGEKPYPCSDCGMSFRQHANLKIHRRIHTGEKPYQCSECGKSFKESGTLGKHQRIHTGEKPHHCNERTHCCSYCGKSFSQQIHLQAHQRIHTGVKPYHCSDCGKNFNQQSHLRTHQRIHTGAKPYHCFDCGKSFNQQTHLQKHQRIHTGEKPYHCLDCGKSFRESNTFRKHQHIHTGEKLYHCADCGMSFRQSSTFKNHQRIHTGEKPYYCSECGKCFRVQSHLQKHQLIHTGEKPHHCSECGKSFRQKQSYLQRHQRIHTGEKPYQCSECGMSFKESGTLQRHQRIHTGEKPYQCSDCGKCFRVQSNLQKHQRIHTGEKPYQCSECGKSFKESGTLQKHQRIHTGEKPYHCSECGKCFRAQSHLQEHQRIHTGEKPYQCSDCDKSFNQLSTLKIHRRIHTGEKPYHCTECGISFKESGTLQRHQRIHTGEKPYHCSDCGKSFRVQSHLQRHKRIHTGEKPYQCLECGKYFRVQSNLREHQQIHTGEKLYHCLECGKSFIHLSNLKTHQRMHTGEKPYYCSDCGTNFTHSAFTKHKCIKEVKV, from the exons ATGATGTTAAGATCAGAAAAGATTAAAAGTGCTAGTAGCTTCAGTTCTCAGAAAATGTCTGCTAATTTTCacattaatatgcattacaGACAAACACCCAATTATACAAGTAAAGAAAGAACTCATTGCTGCTCAGattgtgggaagagttttagaaAACAAGGTCATCTCcaaaaacaccagcgcattcacacagaagaaaaaccatatcagtgctcagactgtgagaagagttttagAAAACAGGGAATTCTCCAAAAACACCAACGCATTCACACAcaagagaaaccgtatcactgctcagagtgtggacaGAGTTTTAGAGAGATTGGTAccctcaaaacacaccagcgcattcacacaggagagaaaccgtatcactgctcagagtgtggacaGAGTTTTAGAGAGATTGGTATCCTCAAAACACACCgacgcattcacactggagagaaaccgtattactgctcagagtgtggaaggagtttcagagtacatggtcatttccaaaaacaccagcgcattcacactggagagaaaccgtatcactgctcagactgtgggaagagttttagacAAAGTAGTACCTttaaaacacaccagcgcattcacacaggagagaaaccgtattacTGTTCAGATTGTGGAAGGAGTTTCAGAGAAGGTGGTACACTCCAAAAACACcaacgcattcacacaggagagacaccgtatcactgctcagactgtgggaagagttttaatcaacagaCTCACCTCagaacacaccagcgcattcacactggagagaaaccatttcactgctcagagtgtgggaagagttttaatcaacagaCTCACCTCcgaacacaccagcgcattcacacaggagaaaaaccCTATCACTGCGCAGACTGTGGAAGGAGTTTTAAGCAACATGCTAATCTCCAATTACACAGGCGTATTCACACTGGGGAGAAACCGTATCattgctcagagtgtgggaagaatTTTAAAGAGAGTGGCACCCTCAGGAAacatcagcgcattcacacaggagagaaaccgtatcccTGCTCAGATTGTGGAATGAGTTTTAGGCAACATGCTAATCTTAAAATACACCGgcgtattcacactggagagaaaccgtatcagtgCTCAGAGTGCGGAAAGAGCTTTAAAGAGAGTGGTACCCTCGggaaacaccagcgcattcacacaggagagaaaccacaTCACT gtaatgagaGAACTCATTGCTGCTCATattgtgggaagagttttagtcAACAGATTCATCTCCAAGCacaccagcgtattcacactggagtgaaaccatatcactgctcagactgtgggaaaaACTTTAATCAACAGAGTCATCTCCGAACACATCAGCGTATTCACACTGGAgcgaaaccgtatcactgcttcgactgtgggaagagcttcAATCAACAGACTCATCTCCAAAAGcaccagcgtattcacacaggagagaaaccgtatcactgcttagactgtgggaagagttttaggGAGAGTAATACCTTTAGAAAACACCAACACATTCATACAGGTGAAAAACTGTACCACTGCGCGGACTGCGGGATGAGTTTTAGACAGAGCAGTACCTTCAAAAatcaccagcgcattcacactggagagaaaccgtattactgctcagagtgtggaaagTGTTTTAGAGTACAGAGTCACCTTCAAAAgcaccagctcattcacactggagagaaaccacaTCACTGTTCAGAGTGTGGGAAAAGTTTTAGACAGA AACAGAGTTATCTCCAaagacaccagcgcattcacacaggagagaaaccctaTCAATGTTCAGAGTGTGGAATGAGTTTTAAAGAGAGTGGCACCCTCCAAAGACACCAGCgaattcacacaggagagaaaccctaTCAGTGCTCAGATTGTGGGAAGTGTTTTAGGGTACAGAGCAATCTCCAAAAACACCAGCGTATTCAC actggagagaaaccgtatcagtgttcggagtgtgggaagagttttaaagAAAGTGGCACCCTCCAAAAACACCAGCGGATTCATACgggagagaagccgtatcactgctcagaatgTGGGAAATGTTTTAGAGCCCAGAGTCATCTCCAagaacaccagcgcattcacactggagagaaaccatatcagtgctcagactgtgacAAGAGTTTTAATCAACTAAGTACTCTCAAAATACACCGgcgtattcacactggagagaaaccctaTCATTGTACAGAGTGTGGGATTAGTTTTAAAGAAAGTGGTACCCTCCAAAGACACCAGCggattcacacaggagagaagccgtatcactgctcagactgtgggaagagttttagagTACAGAGTCATCTCCAAAGACACAAGCGGATTCatactggagagaaaccgtatcagtgTTTGGAGTGTGGAAAGTATTTTAGAGTACAGAGTAATCTCCGAGAACACCAGCAGATTCACACGGGAGAGAAACTGTATCACTGCTTAGaatgtgggaagagttttattCACTTGAGTAATCTTAAAACACACCAACGCAtgcacacaggagagaaaccatattactgctcagattGTGGGACTAACTTCACACATTCAGCttttacaaaacacaaatgCATTAAGGAGGTAAAAGTTTAA
- the LOC140549564 gene encoding uncharacterized protein — protein sequence MDRNNQRGRVRVRGGRGGRGGRGGRGGMRRRTNISDEIRATVIDHVLVHGLTMREAGLRVQPNLSRFTVSTIVRRFREENRITRLPHQGGRPSMLSPRQETLIVDMVRQNNSVKLCEIQQKIIDDHVNFEGITSISISTIDRVLKHNRMRMKQLYRVPFERNSERVKEQRFHYVQRVFQLDSSEQPHEYIYMDEAGFNLTKRRRRGRNVIGQRAIVTVPGQRGGNVTLCAAISNHGVLHHHAILGPYNTQHLLSFLSDLRDIVLGFQQQDHEQTEHPVYVIVWDNVSFHHAVQVREWFTRNQEFLNVFLPPYSPFLNPTEEFFSSWRWKVYDRQPYTRENLLQAMELACNDIGVDACQAWIRHTRSYYPRCLARENVACDVDEVLWPDPAHRHDVIE from the exons ATGGACAGAAACAATCAGAGAGGcagagtaagagtaagaggtGGAAGAGGTGGAAGaggtggaagaggaggaaggGGAGGTATGAGACGAAGAACAAATATTTCAGATGAAATACGGGCAACTGTCATAGACCATGTTCTTGTCCACGGGTTGACAATGAGGGAAGCGGGACTTCGAGTTCAGCCCAACCTAAGCAGATTCACTGTGTCCACCATAGTCCGAAGATTCAGAGAAGAGAACAG AATTACCAGATTGccacatcagggagggaggccATCTATGTTGTCCCCACGCCAAGAGACCCTCATTGTTGACATGGTCCGTCAGAACAATTCAGTCAAACtctgtgaaatacagcagaagaTCATTGACGACCATGTTAATTTTGAAGGCATCACCAGTATCAGCATTTCCACCATTGATCGTGTCCTAAAACACAACAGGATGCGGATGAAGCAACTGTACAGAGTACCCTTTGAGCGCAACTCAGAAAGGGTCAAGGAGCAAAGATTCCACTATGTACAG AGAGTGTTTCAACTGGATTCCTCAGAACAACCacatgaatatatttatatggaTGAAGCTGGGTTCAATCTGAccaaaaggaggaggagaggccGGAATGTGATTGGCCAACGAGCCATTGTTACAGTTCCTGGCCAGCGTGGTGGCAATGTCACTTTATGTGCTGCAATCAGCAATCATGGTGTTCTCCACCATCATGCCATATTGGGGCCATACAACACTCAACACCTCCTGTCATTTTTAAGTGATCTTCGGGATATTGTGTTAGGGTTTCAGCAGCAGGATCATGAACAGACAGAGCATCCTGTCTATGTCATTGTGTGGGATAATGTGAGTTTTCACCATGCCGTGCAGGTCAGAGAGTGGTTCACTAGAAACCAAGAATTCCTGAATGTCTTCCTACCACCATACTCCCCTTTCCTCAATCCAACAGAGGAGTTCTTCTCTTCATGGCGCTGGAAGGTTTATGACCGACAACCCTACACCAGGGAAAATCTCTTGCAGGCCATGGAACTGGCCTGTAATGATATAGGTGTGGATGCATGCCAAGCGTGGATCCGGCACACTAGAAGTTATTACCCACGCTGCCTGGCAAGGGAGAATGTGGCCTGTGATGTAGATGAAGTCCTGTGGCCTGACCCAGCACATCGACATGATGTTATAGAGTAG